One genomic region from Bacillus marinisedimentorum encodes:
- a CDS encoding carbohydrate ABC transporter permease, translating into MYNQQSFSEKLKVFSMFALVPLFAFFVVVIAPFLLGIFMTFTNSTGSTLSFEFTGFSNYVSAFTDANFWHSLGITFKYTFYTLVLTNVIAFGLALLVTSGMKGQNGFRMGFFTPNLIGGIILGFIWQFIFSRVIVHFGDMFNMPIFSSSWLADPDKAFWSLVIVGVWQSSGYMMLIYIAGLMGIQKSLLEAATLDGASVWQQLLRIKIPLMIPSFTISLFLTLQRSFMVYDTNLSLTRGGPFRSTELIAMHVYNEAFLYQNFGPGQAKALILFLVVAVIAIGQVAVMKKMEVES; encoded by the coding sequence ATGTATAATCAGCAAAGTTTTTCCGAAAAACTGAAGGTTTTTTCCATGTTTGCCCTAGTTCCTCTCTTTGCTTTCTTCGTAGTGGTGATTGCTCCTTTCCTCCTGGGGATATTCATGACATTTACCAATTCGACAGGTTCCACTTTGTCTTTCGAATTCACAGGTTTCAGCAATTACGTGAGTGCATTTACTGATGCGAACTTCTGGCACTCGCTTGGCATCACGTTTAAATATACGTTCTACACATTGGTGTTGACGAACGTGATTGCGTTTGGATTGGCTTTGCTCGTGACGAGCGGCATGAAAGGCCAAAATGGTTTCAGGATGGGCTTTTTCACGCCTAACCTGATTGGCGGGATCATTCTTGGTTTCATCTGGCAGTTTATTTTTTCCCGTGTAATCGTTCACTTCGGAGATATGTTCAATATGCCGATTTTTTCAAGTTCATGGCTTGCGGATCCGGATAAAGCGTTCTGGTCCCTTGTTATTGTAGGTGTATGGCAATCATCCGGTTATATGATGCTTATTTACATTGCGGGATTGATGGGAATTCAAAAATCGTTGCTTGAGGCAGCAACGCTGGATGGGGCATCCGTTTGGCAGCAGCTTTTGAGAATCAAGATTCCGTTAATGATCCCTTCGTTTACGATTTCGTTGTTCTTAACGCTGCAGCGGAGCTTCATGGTGTATGACACGAACCTCTCCCTGACAAGAGGCGGCCCGTTCCGTTCAACGGAATTGATTGCAATGCATGTTTACAACGAGGCGTTCTTGTACCAAAACTTTGGCCCGGGACAGGCTAAAGCATTAATTTTATTCCTTGTTGTAGCCGTTATTGCCATTGGCCAGGTT